Proteins co-encoded in one Solea senegalensis isolate Sse05_10M linkage group LG8, IFAPA_SoseM_1, whole genome shotgun sequence genomic window:
- the rinl gene encoding ras and Rab interactor 3 isoform X2 codes for MAVHSPVNGTTAIPWRHSRRRLSLLEQLRGCQRAWCPAAPWDREEAHAALCGTPAGSFLVVRDCRTSLSSLLLCVSAGGDNETVLDYHITTKDTVFQLSESHLSFSDLSQLVLFYSLTRDVLAMCLSLPQWIHSITDKHRDRLCPLEPRMWLTSTSDQEAVELPHRVPSTVMCSIQLTSTNGALCIINPLYVHEHGDDWLTHRQIRRQCTTQSSSYRQERRLSTTRPWSGAGLRSVSLDQESCSAREEGSGLTRAQSADSPHQHPSTPTTPASPAGVILRRVSRSSACSPQHRVSTGTLSSSGPSSPDSLNPGAPDLQHHGSPWPQPPHRVSWIEDGVWLPPPRPYPTLLLPSLELDSLSVSSTEEELESPMPSPTIHLPSAHRLADKVMHRLSAVGQALGGLVSQKKRLSNRVKELSERKGGTFAEAVKAFVETTQKRGADPTGVTGSEFLQEVRSSLTSLRETLLDYSEIQALLDSMTDLSDQEIDSLVELCIHKVALKPVSTDLYSCIHAFRTDDGSFECLQRKLPVLEKNGVEELGGSEGVGVPDSVSLERIQQRWTTMHEAYSPNKKVQILLKVCKSIYHGMSVNASSGTVFGADDFLPCLTWVLLRSDVVTLQVDTDYMMELLDPTQLQGEGGYYLTTLYASLYYISSFRPRLAARQLSVEAQDSLNQWHRRRTLHCNQSRRSKLRRTIRRQACREMESQDSCTGTASEEDSGKEHYCVDADESAQQRERSAETLPQLKEEPSREHEDEDQSLTSSPASDCHQQESTGSQQEDRQSV; via the exons AT GGCAGTTCACAGTCCAGTTAATGGGACCACAGCCATCCCATGGAGGcacagcaggaggaggctgTCGCTGCTGGAGCAGCTGAGAGGCTGTCAGAGGGCCTGGTGCCCTGCGGCACCATGGGATAGAGAGGAGGCCCACGCTGCCCTCTGTGGAACTCCTGCAGGG AGTTTCCTTGTTGTGCGTGATTGTAGAACATCTCTGTCCAgcctgctgttgtgtgtgtctgctggagGAGACAATGAAACCGTCCTAGATTATCACATCACAACCAAAGACACAG ttTTCCAGCTGTCTGAGTCTCATCTGTCCTTCTCTGACTTGTCTCAGCTGGTGCTCTTCTACTCTCTGACAAG GGATGTGTTGGCCATGTGTCTGTCACTTCCTCAGTGGATCCACAGTATAACCGACAAGCACAGAGATCGTCTCTGTCCACTCGAACCCA GAATGTGGCTCACCTCAACGTCGGATCAAGAGGCAGTTGAATTGCCCCACAGGGTGCCAAGCACTGTCATGTGCTccatacag TTAACGTCCACCAATGGGGCCCTGTGTATCATCAATCCCCTGTACGTACATGAGCATGGAGATGATTGGCTGACCCACAGACAGATAAGGAGACAGTGCACAACACAGTCATCAAGTTACAGACAAGAGCGCCGCCTCAGCACCACGCGTCCATGGTCGGGGGCGGGGTTGCGGTCTGTGTCACTGGACCAAGAATCCTGTTCTGCCAGGGAGGAGGGTTCTG GTCTAACCAGAGCACAGTCAGCTGATTCACCACATCAACACCCTTCAACACCCACGACGCCAGCTTCTCCAGCAGGAGTCATCCTCAGGAGAGTGAGCCGCTCTTCTGCCTGTAGCCCCCAACACAGAGTCAGTACAGGAACCCTGTCTTCATCTGGTCCCTCCTCACCTGATAGTTTAAATCCTGGGGCTCCTGACCTGCAGCACCATGGCAGCCCCTGGCCTCAGCCTCCTCACAGGGTGTCCTGGATTGAAGATGGTGTCTGGCTTCCTCCACCCAGGCCCTACCCTACGCTCCTGCTGCCGTCTCTAGAGCTTGACTCACTGTCagtcagcagcacagaggaagaGCTGGAGTCCCCGATGCCAAGCCCCACAATCCACCTCCCATCAGCACACCGTCTAGCTGACAAGGTCATGCATCGGCTCTCCGCAGTCGGACAGGCACTGGGCGGGTTGGTCAGTCAGAAGAAAAGACTCAGCAACCGCGTGAAAGAGCTGAGCGAGCGGAAAGGCGGCACTTTCGCAGAGGCTGTGAAAGCATTCGTGGAGACGACTCAGAAAAGAGGAGCTGATCCCACAGGGGTCACAGGGTCAGAGTTCTTACAGGAAGTGAGGTCATCACTCACATCACTGAGGGAGACATTGTTGGACTATTCAGAAATCCAAGCATTACTGGACAGCATGACCGATCTAAGTGACCAGGAGATAG ATTCATTGGTGGAGCTCTGCATCCACAAAGTGGCTCTGAAGCCCGTCTCCACCGACCTGTACTCCTGCATTCATGCGTTCCGCACGGATGATGGCAGCTTCGAGTGTCTCCAGAGGAAACTGCCTGTGCTGGAGAAGAACGGCGTGGAGGAGCTGGGAGGGTCGGAGGGAGTTGGAGTTCCTGACTCTGTCAGCCTGGAGCGGATTCAGCAGAGGTGGACTACAATGCATGAGGCCTACTCCCCAAACAAGAAGGTTCAGATTCTGCTGAAGGTCTGCAAGAGCATCTATCACGGCATGAGTGTTAATGCAAGCTCAG GTACAGTATTTGGAGCTGATGATTTCCTGCCCTGCCTGACATGGGTGCTGCTGCGTAGTGATGTGGTCACATTGCAGGTGGACACAGATTACATGATGGAACTGCTGGACCCCACACAGCTACAGGGAgaag GTGGCTACTACCTTACAACCCTATACGCCTCGCTCTACTACATCAGCAGCTTTCGCCCACGACTGGCAGCTCGTCAGCTCAGTGTCGAGGCCCAAGACTCCCTGAATCAATGGCACCGCAGACGCACCCTGCACTGTAACCAGTCCCGTCGCAGCAAGCTTCGACGGACTATTCGAAGGCAGGCGTGTCGGGAGATGGAATCACAGGACTCCTGCACAGGGACTGCGAGTGAAGAGGACAGTGGAAAAGAACATTATTGTGTTGATGCAGATGAGTCAGCGCAGCAGAGAGAAAGGAGTGCAGAGACTCTACCGCAACTGAAAGAGGAACCAAGCAGGGAACATGAAGATGAGGACCAATCACTGACGTCTTCTCCTGCATCAGACTGTCACCAGCAAGAGTCAACAGGAAGCCAACAGGAAGACAGGCAGTCTGTGTGA
- the rinl gene encoding ras and Rab interactor 3 isoform X1, protein MSVSRAVHSPVNGTTAIPWRHSRRRLSLLEQLRGCQRAWCPAAPWDREEAHAALCGTPAGSFLVVRDCRTSLSSLLLCVSAGGDNETVLDYHITTKDTVFQLSESHLSFSDLSQLVLFYSLTRDVLAMCLSLPQWIHSITDKHRDRLCPLEPRMWLTSTSDQEAVELPHRVPSTVMCSIQLTSTNGALCIINPLYVHEHGDDWLTHRQIRRQCTTQSSSYRQERRLSTTRPWSGAGLRSVSLDQESCSAREEGSGLTRAQSADSPHQHPSTPTTPASPAGVILRRVSRSSACSPQHRVSTGTLSSSGPSSPDSLNPGAPDLQHHGSPWPQPPHRVSWIEDGVWLPPPRPYPTLLLPSLELDSLSVSSTEEELESPMPSPTIHLPSAHRLADKVMHRLSAVGQALGGLVSQKKRLSNRVKELSERKGGTFAEAVKAFVETTQKRGADPTGVTGSEFLQEVRSSLTSLRETLLDYSEIQALLDSMTDLSDQEIDSLVELCIHKVALKPVSTDLYSCIHAFRTDDGSFECLQRKLPVLEKNGVEELGGSEGVGVPDSVSLERIQQRWTTMHEAYSPNKKVQILLKVCKSIYHGMSVNASSGTVFGADDFLPCLTWVLLRSDVVTLQVDTDYMMELLDPTQLQGEGGYYLTTLYASLYYISSFRPRLAARQLSVEAQDSLNQWHRRRTLHCNQSRRSKLRRTIRRQACREMESQDSCTGTASEEDSGKEHYCVDADESAQQRERSAETLPQLKEEPSREHEDEDQSLTSSPASDCHQQESTGSQQEDRQSV, encoded by the exons ATGTCTGTGTCCAGGGCAGTTCACAGTCCAGTTAATGGGACCACAGCCATCCCATGGAGGcacagcaggaggaggctgTCGCTGCTGGAGCAGCTGAGAGGCTGTCAGAGGGCCTGGTGCCCTGCGGCACCATGGGATAGAGAGGAGGCCCACGCTGCCCTCTGTGGAACTCCTGCAGGG AGTTTCCTTGTTGTGCGTGATTGTAGAACATCTCTGTCCAgcctgctgttgtgtgtgtctgctggagGAGACAATGAAACCGTCCTAGATTATCACATCACAACCAAAGACACAG ttTTCCAGCTGTCTGAGTCTCATCTGTCCTTCTCTGACTTGTCTCAGCTGGTGCTCTTCTACTCTCTGACAAG GGATGTGTTGGCCATGTGTCTGTCACTTCCTCAGTGGATCCACAGTATAACCGACAAGCACAGAGATCGTCTCTGTCCACTCGAACCCA GAATGTGGCTCACCTCAACGTCGGATCAAGAGGCAGTTGAATTGCCCCACAGGGTGCCAAGCACTGTCATGTGCTccatacag TTAACGTCCACCAATGGGGCCCTGTGTATCATCAATCCCCTGTACGTACATGAGCATGGAGATGATTGGCTGACCCACAGACAGATAAGGAGACAGTGCACAACACAGTCATCAAGTTACAGACAAGAGCGCCGCCTCAGCACCACGCGTCCATGGTCGGGGGCGGGGTTGCGGTCTGTGTCACTGGACCAAGAATCCTGTTCTGCCAGGGAGGAGGGTTCTG GTCTAACCAGAGCACAGTCAGCTGATTCACCACATCAACACCCTTCAACACCCACGACGCCAGCTTCTCCAGCAGGAGTCATCCTCAGGAGAGTGAGCCGCTCTTCTGCCTGTAGCCCCCAACACAGAGTCAGTACAGGAACCCTGTCTTCATCTGGTCCCTCCTCACCTGATAGTTTAAATCCTGGGGCTCCTGACCTGCAGCACCATGGCAGCCCCTGGCCTCAGCCTCCTCACAGGGTGTCCTGGATTGAAGATGGTGTCTGGCTTCCTCCACCCAGGCCCTACCCTACGCTCCTGCTGCCGTCTCTAGAGCTTGACTCACTGTCagtcagcagcacagaggaagaGCTGGAGTCCCCGATGCCAAGCCCCACAATCCACCTCCCATCAGCACACCGTCTAGCTGACAAGGTCATGCATCGGCTCTCCGCAGTCGGACAGGCACTGGGCGGGTTGGTCAGTCAGAAGAAAAGACTCAGCAACCGCGTGAAAGAGCTGAGCGAGCGGAAAGGCGGCACTTTCGCAGAGGCTGTGAAAGCATTCGTGGAGACGACTCAGAAAAGAGGAGCTGATCCCACAGGGGTCACAGGGTCAGAGTTCTTACAGGAAGTGAGGTCATCACTCACATCACTGAGGGAGACATTGTTGGACTATTCAGAAATCCAAGCATTACTGGACAGCATGACCGATCTAAGTGACCAGGAGATAG ATTCATTGGTGGAGCTCTGCATCCACAAAGTGGCTCTGAAGCCCGTCTCCACCGACCTGTACTCCTGCATTCATGCGTTCCGCACGGATGATGGCAGCTTCGAGTGTCTCCAGAGGAAACTGCCTGTGCTGGAGAAGAACGGCGTGGAGGAGCTGGGAGGGTCGGAGGGAGTTGGAGTTCCTGACTCTGTCAGCCTGGAGCGGATTCAGCAGAGGTGGACTACAATGCATGAGGCCTACTCCCCAAACAAGAAGGTTCAGATTCTGCTGAAGGTCTGCAAGAGCATCTATCACGGCATGAGTGTTAATGCAAGCTCAG GTACAGTATTTGGAGCTGATGATTTCCTGCCCTGCCTGACATGGGTGCTGCTGCGTAGTGATGTGGTCACATTGCAGGTGGACACAGATTACATGATGGAACTGCTGGACCCCACACAGCTACAGGGAgaag GTGGCTACTACCTTACAACCCTATACGCCTCGCTCTACTACATCAGCAGCTTTCGCCCACGACTGGCAGCTCGTCAGCTCAGTGTCGAGGCCCAAGACTCCCTGAATCAATGGCACCGCAGACGCACCCTGCACTGTAACCAGTCCCGTCGCAGCAAGCTTCGACGGACTATTCGAAGGCAGGCGTGTCGGGAGATGGAATCACAGGACTCCTGCACAGGGACTGCGAGTGAAGAGGACAGTGGAAAAGAACATTATTGTGTTGATGCAGATGAGTCAGCGCAGCAGAGAGAAAGGAGTGCAGAGACTCTACCGCAACTGAAAGAGGAACCAAGCAGGGAACATGAAGATGAGGACCAATCACTGACGTCTTCTCCTGCATCAGACTGTCACCAGCAAGAGTCAACAGGAAGCCAACAGGAAGACAGGCAGTCTGTGTGA
- the sirt2 gene encoding NAD-dependent protein deacetylase sirtuin-2, with protein MADASELPKSKEEEQGPAKPEEEDDVNSEEEETEDMDFLRNLFSRTLGLDSTNKVLDELTLEGVAQYIQSGKCKNIICMVGAGISTSAGIPDFRSPETGLYANLQKYNLPYPEAIFQIDYFKKHPEPFFALAKELYPGQFKPTICHYFMKMLKDQGLLKRCYTQNIDTLERVAGLVGDDLIEAHGTFYTSHCVSFCCHREYNLDWMKEKIFADSIPKCDKCSSLVKPDIVFFGENLPARFFSSVKTDFPRCDLLIIMGTSLQVQPFASLVSRVSKSCPRLLINMERAGQAEPLLGLLGFGGGMDFDSDKAYRDVAHISTCDDGCLALADLLGWKAELEELVKQEHARIDSHDKKEKASESSNAAAKNSSASVAPEPTKEE; from the exons ATGGCTGACGCATCAG AACTCCCTAAAAGCAAAGAAGAGGAGCAAGGTCCAGCTAAACCGGAG GAAGAAGACGACGTCaacagtgaggaagaggagacagaagaca tggaCTTCCTGCGTAACCTCTTCTCTAGGACTCTGGGTCTTGACTCAACAAACAAAGTTCTGGATGAGCTGACTCTGGAAGGAGTGGCTCAATACATACAGAGCGGCAAAT GTAAAAATATCATCTGCATGGTTGGAGCAGGAATATCTACAT cGGCTGGAATCCCAGATTTCCGCTCACCAGAGACGGGTCTATATGCAAACCTGCAGAAATATAACCTGCCTTACCCAGAGGCCATCTTCCAGATAGATTACTTTAAA AAACACCCAGAGCCATTCTTTGCCTTGGCTAAGGAGCTTTACCCAGGACAGTTTAAG CCGACAATCTGTCACTACTTCATGAAGATGTTAAAGGACCAGGGTTTGCTGAAACGCTGCTACACACAG AATATTGACACCCTGGAGCGAGTGGCTGGACTTGTAGGAGATGATCTAATTGAAGCTCATGGAACCTTTTACACATCCCATTGTGTGAGTTTCTGCTGCCACAGGGAGTACAACCTGGACTGGATGAAAG AAAAAATATTTGCAGACAGTATTCCCAAATGTGATAAGTGCAGCAGTTTGGTCAAACCAG ATATAGTCTTCTTCGGTGAGAATCTGCCTGCCCGGTTCTTCTCTTCAGTGAAGACG GATTTCCCACGCTGTGATCTTCTCATCATCATGGGGACCTCCCTGCAGGTCCAGCCATTTGCAAGTCTTGTCAGCAG AGTTTCAAAAAGTTGCCCTAGACTGCTCATTAACATGGAGAGGGCAGGACAG GCTGAACCTCTCCTCGGGTTACTTGGTTTTGGAGGTGGGATGGACTTTGACTCAGACAAGGCTTACAG AGACGTGGCTCACATCAGTACATGTGATGACGGCTGTTTGGCTCTCGCTGACCTGCTGGGATGGAAG GCAGAGCTGGAAGAACTGGTGAAGCAGGAACACGCCAGGATCGACAGCCACGACAAAAAGGAGAAGGCCAGTGAAAGCAGCAACGCTGCAGCCAAGAACAGCTCTGCATCAGTGGCACCAGAGCCCACAAAGGAAGAGTAA